One window from the genome of Oryza glaberrima chromosome 3, OglaRS2, whole genome shotgun sequence encodes:
- the LOC127767609 gene encoding cysteine synthase 2, which yields MAAATAAAGAAAAAAAVSLLACYLLLHRDGAKLPWVGPTTRSSRSSGRRTRRKGLVEAIGNTPLIRINSLSDATGCEILGKAEFLNPGGSVKDRVAVKIIEEALESGDLLCGGTVTEGSAGSTAISLAIVAPAYGCKCHVVIPDDAAIEKSQIIEALGATVERVRPVSITHRDHFVNIARRRALEANKSAAAQRESRYKETNGSAHVNTRIMHSKITASKGESNKALTNCSANSEIQYNGKCDHDSDSKGGFFADQFENMANYRAHYEWTGPEIWQQSKGTLHAFVAAAGTGGTIAGVSRYLKEKNTNIKCFLMDPPGSGLFNKVTRGVMYTKEEAEGKRLKNPFDTITEGIGINRVTKNFMMAELDGAYRGTDREAVEMSRFLLKNDGLFVGSSSAMNCVGAVRVAQDLGPGHTIVTILCDSGMRHLSKFFNDQYLANHGLTPTATGLEFLD from the exons atggcggctgcgacggcggcggcgggagcagccgccgcggctgccgccgtATCCCTGCTCGCGTGCTACCTCCTCCTACACAGGGACGGCGCCAAGCTGCCGTGGGTCGGGCCCACGACGAGGTCCTCCCGCTCGAGCggccggcggacgcggcggaaGGGCCTCGTGGAGGCCATCGGAAACACGCCCCTCATCCGCATCAATAGCCTCTCCGACGCCACAGGGTGCGAG ATCCTGGGGAAGGCCGAGTTCTTGAATCCCGGAGGCAGCGTGAAGGACCGTGTGGCAGTTAAGATCATCGAAGAG GCTCTGGAATCTGGTGATCTTCTCTGTGGTGGTACAGTAACAGAGGGAAGTGCTGGAAGCACAGCTATTAGCTTGGCCATTGTTGCTCCTGCTTATGGCTGCAAATGTCATGTTGTTATTCCTGATGATGCTGCCATTGAGAAG TCTCAAATAATCGAGGCGCTCGGGGCTACTGTTGAACGAGTGCGCCCTGTTTCAATTACACATAGGGACCATTTTGTCAATATTGCTAGAAGAAGGGCTTTAGAAGCAAACAAATCAGCAGCGGCCCAGAGAGAGTCAAGGTACAAAGAAACTAATGGTTCAGCGCATGTCAATACTAGAATAATGCACAGCAAGATAACAGCAAGCAAAGGGGAGTCAAACAAGGCACTAACTAACTGTTCAGCCAATTCTGAAATACAATATAACGGGAAGTGTGATCATGACTCTGATTCAAAGGGAGGTTTCTTTGCTGACCAATTTGAGAATATGGCAAACTACCGAGCCCATTATGAATGGACTGGTCCTGAGATATGGCAACAAAGTAAAGGGACACTGCATGCCTTTGTTGCTGCAGCTGGCACTGGTGGCACAATTGCTGGAGTCTCACGGTATCTTAAG GAAAAGAACACAAACATCAAATGCTTCTTAATGGACCCACCTGGATCTGGTCTGTTCAATAAGGTTACTAGAGGGGTGATGTACACAAAAGAGGAAGCTGAGGGCAAAAGGCTGAAGAATCCTTTTGACACTATTACTGAAGGAATTGGAATCAACAGGGTTACGAAAAATTTTATGATGGCGGAACTGGATGGAGCTTACCGGGGAACAGATAGGGAAGCTGTTGAGATGTCAAG GTTCTTGTTGAAAAATGATGGGCTGTTCGTTGGGAGTTCTTCAGCCATGAATTGTGTTGGTGCTGTAAGAGTTGCTCAAGATTTAGGTCCAGGACATACAATTGTGACAATTCTCTGTGACAGTGGGATGAGGCATCTAAGTAAGTTCTTCAATGACCAATATTTGGCTAACCATGGCCTGACACCAACAGCTACCGGTCTGGAATTTCTTGATTGA